The window GTCCCCCCTCCAGCGTGAGGAAAGGGGCGCAGATGAAGCCGGGCAGACCCTCATGGAGGGTCTCGGACCAGCCGCCGCACAGCACGGCCGGGGCCTCGGCGTCGAGGCCCCGGCGCATGCGCGCGACCAGGTGCGCGATCATGCCGATGTGGCCCTCGACCATTCCGAGCTGCAAGCTGGAGAGGGTGTCCTGCCCCCAGGGCTCGGGCTTGCGCACGTAGGGCACGTGGCGCAGCTGGGCCGTCTTTCCCACCAGGGCGCGTGCGGCCGTCCCGAGCCCGGGGGCGATCGCGCCGCCCACCACGTGACCGCGTGCGTCCACCACGGTGAGGGTGGTGGCCGTTCCGCAGTCCACGGCGATCCCGGGCACCAGGCCGCGATCCAGCAGCGCGATCGCGTTGGCGATCCGGTCGGCGCCCATGGAGCGCGCCGGGTGATAGTCCACCGTCAGGCCGGAGCTGTCGGCATCCAGCACCCGCAGCTCACGATCTCCCCAAGCCCCTCTCAGCGCCTCGGTCGCTTCGGGCACGACCGAGACGATGCTGGCGCCCCATCCCTCGGCCAAAAGCGGCGGGATCGCCTTGAGCGACGCCGTGGAGATCGCCTCGATCGCGATCGGATCGGCACCGTCAAACCAGCCGAACCGGGCGTTGGTGTTGCCGATGCTGACGACGAGCATGCGGGGGTTCTTGAAATCATGTTTAAAGTTTGGTATTGTGATCATTCCTGTACCGGCGTTGAAACAACGCTTTCACCTACATCCCGACAATCCTGGAGGAACCAACCGTGCCGAAAGTCTGCGCCGTCTGCGAGAAGGGCCCTTCGACGGGTTTTAACGTCAGCCAC of the Pantanalinema sp. genome contains:
- a CDS encoding type III pantothenate kinase — protein: MLVVSIGNTNARFGWFDGADPIAIEAISTASLKAIPPLLAEGWGASIVSVVPEATEALRGAWGDRELRVLDADSSGLTVDYHPARSMGADRIANAIALLDRGLVPGIAVDCGTATTLTVVDARGHVVGGAIAPGLGTAARALVGKTAQLRHVPYVRKPEPWGQDTLSSLQLGMVEGHIGMIAHLVARMRRGLDAEAPAVLCGGWSETLHEGLPGFICAPFLTLEGG